In Halomonas alkalicola, the following proteins share a genomic window:
- a CDS encoding peroxidase-related enzyme (This protein belongs to a clade of uncharacterized proteins related to peroxidases such as the alkylhydroperoxidase AhpD.), whose product MTAPISRFPIPESIQDLPEDIRDAMLAVQEKAGFIPNVFLMLAHRPAEFRAFFAYHDALMEREADTLTKAEKEMIVVATSARNRCLYCVVAHGALVRIYSKDPLLADQVAINHRVAGLSERHRVMLDFAMHSGLEVGELTDEWQTRLLEVGFTQDDIWDIGAIAAFFGMSNRLVTLAGTPPNEEFYLMGRVPREK is encoded by the coding sequence ATGACCGCGCCCATCAGCCGCTTTCCCATCCCCGAATCGATCCAGGACCTTCCCGAGGACATCCGCGACGCCATGTTGGCGGTGCAGGAGAAGGCCGGCTTCATCCCCAATGTCTTCCTGATGCTGGCCCACCGCCCGGCCGAGTTCCGCGCCTTCTTCGCCTACCACGACGCCCTGATGGAGCGGGAGGCCGACACCCTCACCAAGGCGGAGAAGGAGATGATCGTGGTGGCCACCAGCGCCCGCAACCGGTGCCTCTATTGCGTAGTCGCCCACGGTGCCCTGGTGCGGATCTACAGCAAGGATCCGCTGCTGGCCGACCAGGTCGCCATCAACCACCGCGTCGCTGGCCTCAGCGAGCGCCACCGGGTGATGCTCGACTTCGCCATGCACAGCGGTCTCGAGGTCGGCGAGCTCACCGACGAGTGGCAGACCCGCCTGTTGGAGGTCGGCTTCACCCAGGACGACATCTGGGACATCGGCGCCATCGCCGCCTTCTTCGGCATGTCCAACCGCCTGGTCACCCTCGCCGGCACCCCGCCCAACGAGGAGTTCTACCTGATGGGCCGGGTGCCGCGGGAGAAGTAA
- a CDS encoding HNH endonuclease, which produces MAERKAWSDQDRLQALALYCRLSFGQLHRERPEVIHLAEQMGRSASSVAMKLSNYASLDPEVRALGKKGLSGASRQDRLLWERFIADPESVAAESESAWVELDPFGDSAEPDEDYTGSEAYALQRRRIGQSLFRKAVMVRYDTRCVITGLRHEDLLIASHIMPWQARPESRLDPANGLCLNALHDRAFDKGLLAIDDRDRIRISPELTGAAPNGQLKAQLHDLEGQPLILSPRAFPNRDYLAWHFRECFRR; this is translated from the coding sequence GTGGCGGAGCGTAAGGCATGGAGCGACCAAGACAGGCTGCAGGCGCTGGCGCTCTACTGCCGCCTGAGTTTTGGTCAGTTGCATCGTGAGCGGCCCGAGGTCATTCACCTGGCCGAGCAGATGGGGCGCTCTGCCAGCTCGGTGGCCATGAAGCTCTCCAACTACGCGAGCCTCGACCCAGAGGTACGGGCGCTGGGCAAAAAGGGGCTGTCGGGAGCCTCACGCCAGGATCGCCTGCTGTGGGAGCGCTTTATCGCCGACCCGGAGAGCGTCGCCGCCGAGAGTGAGTCGGCCTGGGTAGAACTCGATCCCTTTGGCGATAGCGCCGAGCCAGATGAGGATTACACCGGCAGCGAGGCCTATGCCCTGCAGCGACGGCGTATTGGGCAGTCGCTATTCCGCAAGGCTGTGATGGTGCGCTACGACACGCGATGCGTGATTACCGGGCTTCGTCACGAGGATCTACTGATTGCGAGCCATATCATGCCTTGGCAGGCGCGCCCAGAGTCTCGCCTCGATCCCGCCAATGGGCTCTGCCTCAACGCGCTCCATGACCGCGCCTTCGATAAGGGACTGCTGGCCATCGACGACCGGGACCGCATTCGCATCTCTCCTGAGCTGACCGGCGCGGCCCCCAACGGCCAGCTCAAGGCGCAGCTCCATGACCTCGAGGGCCAGCCCTTGATCCTGAGCCCTCGCGCCTTTCCAAACCGAGACTATCTCGCCTGGCACTTCCGGGAGTGCTTCCGACGCTGA
- a CDS encoding sodium:solute symporter family transporter: MPYLTSAVLGAALLCFAFLGLRARRADGLLDDYVTARNSQGAQAIGLSFLASSMGAWILFAPPEIGAFVGPVALAGYAIGSSLPFIVLGLYGPAIRRHLPEGRSIGEFAESCYGAGVRRWVSFVSVAYMAIFLAAELTAIGAIAALLSDVPPALVILGVAVVTLVYTTLGGLRASLATDRWQAWLLLALLVLVGGVAWWWLPPMPAEAVMPSIPTSSALSVALTLVIAVTAANLFHQGYWQRVWAAEDDRALARGALLGGASSLLVVMAIGGLGMLAAMHALPLGEPPIPFFALLSAAPAWLGLPALVLAVTLVASSVDTLQNAIASMAVASVGRRGLSVRAARLVTVALMLPVVWVALQGFSVLRLFLIADLLCAAILLPVLLGLWRRMSPLAAVAGGVAGLLGAVLPGWITLGSLSAGVLAATFPDSIPTLPPFLGALVASTLVSLLIAWLRPGARFQPTLQGDAR, from the coding sequence ATGCCTTACCTGACGTCTGCCGTGCTCGGCGCGGCGCTCCTGTGCTTTGCCTTTCTGGGCCTGCGGGCCCGCCGGGCCGACGGCCTGCTCGATGACTACGTCACCGCCCGCAACTCCCAGGGCGCCCAGGCCATCGGCCTGTCGTTCCTGGCCTCCAGCATGGGGGCCTGGATCCTCTTCGCGCCGCCGGAGATCGGCGCCTTCGTGGGGCCGGTGGCGCTGGCCGGCTACGCCATCGGCTCGTCGCTGCCCTTTATCGTGCTGGGGCTCTACGGCCCGGCGATCCGTCGCCACCTGCCGGAAGGGCGCAGCATCGGCGAGTTCGCGGAGTCCTGCTACGGCGCCGGGGTGCGGCGCTGGGTCTCCTTCGTCTCGGTGGCCTACATGGCGATCTTCCTGGCCGCCGAGCTCACCGCCATCGGCGCCATCGCCGCGCTGCTCTCCGACGTGCCGCCGGCGCTGGTGATCCTCGGGGTGGCGGTGGTCACACTGGTCTACACCACCCTGGGCGGGCTGCGGGCGAGCCTCGCCACCGACCGCTGGCAGGCCTGGCTGCTGCTGGCCCTGCTGGTGCTGGTGGGCGGCGTGGCCTGGTGGTGGCTGCCGCCGATGCCGGCCGAAGCCGTGATGCCCTCCATTCCCACGAGCAGTGCGCTCTCGGTGGCGCTCACCCTAGTGATCGCCGTCACCGCGGCCAACCTCTTCCATCAGGGCTACTGGCAGCGGGTATGGGCCGCCGAGGATGACCGCGCCCTGGCCCGTGGGGCCCTGCTGGGTGGAGCCAGCAGCCTGCTGGTGGTGATGGCCATCGGTGGGCTCGGCATGCTGGCAGCGATGCACGCGCTGCCCCTGGGCGAGCCGCCGATTCCCTTCTTCGCGCTGCTCTCCGCCGCGCCGGCCTGGCTGGGCTTGCCGGCCCTGGTGCTGGCGGTGACCCTGGTGGCCTCCAGCGTCGATACCCTGCAGAACGCCATCGCCTCCATGGCGGTGGCAAGCGTCGGCCGGCGCGGGCTCTCGGTGCGGGCGGCGCGCCTGGTCACGGTGGCGCTGATGCTGCCGGTGGTGTGGGTGGCCCTGCAGGGCTTCTCGGTGCTGCGCCTCTTCCTGATCGCCGATCTCCTGTGCGCCGCCATCCTGCTGCCGGTGCTGCTGGGCCTGTGGCGGCGCATGTCGCCGCTCGCCGCGGTGGCCGGCGGCGTGGCGGGCCTGCTCGGTGCGGTGCTGCCAGGCTGGATCACCCTGGGAAGCCTCTCCGCCGGCGTGCTGGCCGCCACCTTCCCGGACAGCATCCCGACGCTGCCGCCCTTCCTGGGGGCGCTGGTCGCCTCCACGCTGGTGAGCCTGCTGATCGCCTGGCTTCGCCCGGGGGCGAGATTCCAACCGACACTCCAAGGAGATGCCCGATGA
- a CDS encoding TenA family protein yields MTTRADWTAWAAQQDAPRLTDWLREISEPDWSATVNHPLFDAMAEGRLAGTDFAAYMVQDYGFVDPFTALIGFAIGRAPSMADRVVLGQFMGMLTSDENSTFQRTFEAFAVPAAQRQAPHYLPETRAFQVLLRETGSAGGYAEILAALVVTEWVYLEWALRITRAEGLHPLVGEWIDLHDNPAFQDFVAWLRQRLDEEAEGLDDAAFTRMAECFRETIARERAFHDAVMPR; encoded by the coding sequence ATGACGACTCGAGCCGACTGGACCGCCTGGGCGGCGCAGCAGGACGCGCCGCGCCTCACCGACTGGCTGCGCGAGATCAGCGAGCCCGACTGGTCCGCCACCGTGAACCACCCGCTCTTCGACGCCATGGCCGAGGGTCGCCTCGCCGGCACCGACTTCGCCGCCTACATGGTGCAGGACTACGGCTTCGTGGACCCCTTCACCGCGCTGATCGGCTTCGCCATCGGCCGTGCGCCGAGCATGGCCGACCGGGTGGTGCTGGGGCAGTTCATGGGCATGCTGACCAGCGACGAGAACAGCACCTTCCAGCGCACCTTCGAGGCCTTCGCGGTGCCCGCCGCCCAGCGCCAGGCGCCGCACTACCTGCCCGAGACCCGCGCCTTCCAGGTGCTGCTGCGCGAGACCGGTAGCGCCGGCGGCTATGCCGAGATCCTGGCGGCGCTGGTGGTCACCGAGTGGGTCTATCTGGAGTGGGCGCTGCGTATCACACGCGCAGAGGGGCTGCACCCGCTGGTGGGGGAGTGGATCGACCTGCACGACAACCCCGCCTTCCAGGACTTCGTGGCCTGGCTGCGCCAACGCCTGGACGAGGAGGCGGAAGGGCTCGATGACGCCGCCTTCACCCGCATGGCCGAATGCTTCCGCGAGACCATCGCCAGGGAGCGTGCCTTCCACGACGCCGTGATGCCGCGCTGA
- a CDS encoding helix-turn-helix domain-containing protein gives MTSIVQQAAAHWRFVAPLLSAPETEDDYDALVAALDELLELVGDDEEHPLASLASHMGDLIEEYDDAHRPMPEVRGADMLRHLMQWHSLDQSSLPEVGTQSVISEILNGKRRLNVRQIKALTQRFGLPADLFLD, from the coding sequence ATGACCAGCATCGTCCAACAGGCGGCCGCCCACTGGCGCTTCGTGGCTCCCCTGCTCAGCGCTCCGGAAACGGAAGACGACTACGACGCCCTTGTCGCAGCGCTCGATGAGCTGCTGGAGCTGGTCGGAGACGACGAGGAGCACCCCCTGGCGAGCCTCGCCTCTCACATGGGTGACCTCATCGAGGAATATGACGATGCCCATCGCCCGATGCCTGAGGTGAGGGGGGCCGACATGCTCCGCCACCTGATGCAGTGGCACAGCCTCGACCAGTCGAGCCTGCCGGAAGTCGGCACCCAATCGGTGATCTCGGAGATCCTGAACGGCAAGCGACGCCTGAACGTTCGCCAGATCAAGGCCCTGACCCAGCGCTTCGGGCTACCCGCCGACCTCTTTCTCGACTGA
- a CDS encoding type II toxin-antitoxin system HigB family toxin: MHVITQKRIWEAKQKWPQAASALDAWYRLMKSSEPGSFAEMKALFPATDKVGRQHVFDIGGNKIRLIAVVHYRFRKIYIQHILDHTEYDRGTWKE, encoded by the coding sequence ATGCATGTCATCACCCAGAAGCGCATCTGGGAAGCCAAGCAGAAATGGCCCCAGGCCGCCTCTGCACTGGATGCCTGGTATCGGCTCATGAAGTCGAGCGAGCCCGGCAGCTTTGCCGAGATGAAGGCACTGTTTCCCGCCACCGACAAGGTCGGCCGGCAGCATGTCTTCGATATCGGCGGCAACAAGATTCGTCTCATCGCCGTGGTGCATTATCGATTCAGGAAGATCTATATCCAGCACATCCTCGACCATACCGAATACGACAGGGGTACCTGGAAGGAGTGA
- a CDS encoding diguanylate cyclase, with translation MTDPGAGAQAGSFEVLVQGLPVPVLVVDGEGDILLANEAARELFEAVPGAEQASLRGLWSDADCLRMRESWTALAQEGPDGILQGPFTTLSGQVVAEVRARRLMWQGREVVQLTLTAPPRGSELEKTSLYREMFSTNPAVKLLIDPRDGRIVDANPAAEAFYGYSLAELKGMSISDINCLAPDEVRVRMAEARACDQLFFEFRHRIASGEQRDVHVYTGPVTVGDRHYLHSIIVDVTDEKRYQAELAVDHELFRHLPVGVFRNTPGPEGRFVTVNRAMLEIFEAASEEALLAVPVSRLYDDPEQRRRFSELLMSEGAVNRRPLKMRSLKGRTLWVEVTARRRTEPDGSPVFDGVVEDVTARKEAQVIKERLIHLLDASPDFVSITDAEQQMVYLNRAGRNLVGRNLVGELPGDLSEAMAIAHPDWARRLIEREGIPFAHRHGYWYAETALRTAEGELPVSQLIVARRDEHGELDSIATIMRDISETKRYQAELEHLAGHDPLTGAVNRGRFLALLERERIQARRAELPLSMVMLDLDLDHFKRVNDGYGHSVGDDVLRKLVATCRAHQREGDVLARWGGEEFMLMLPDTPLSGAMALAERLRQAIETTSFHPVPRVTSSFGVAEVSPYEPEVCWMKRLDAALYRAKAEGRNRLCSAEPSPYETAPGAGSDQAS, from the coding sequence ATGACAGACCCAGGCGCCGGCGCTCAGGCCGGCTCGTTCGAGGTCCTGGTGCAGGGGCTGCCGGTGCCGGTACTGGTGGTGGACGGGGAGGGCGACATTCTGCTCGCCAATGAGGCGGCACGGGAGCTCTTCGAGGCGGTACCCGGCGCCGAGCAGGCGAGCCTGAGGGGGCTCTGGTCCGACGCGGACTGCCTCAGGATGCGCGAGAGCTGGACGGCACTCGCGCAAGAAGGTCCAGACGGTATTCTTCAAGGGCCCTTTACCACCCTGTCGGGGCAGGTCGTCGCCGAGGTGCGTGCGCGTCGCCTGATGTGGCAGGGCCGGGAGGTGGTGCAGCTGACCCTGACCGCCCCGCCCCGGGGCAGCGAGCTCGAGAAGACCTCTCTCTATCGGGAAATGTTCAGCACCAACCCGGCGGTAAAGCTGCTGATCGACCCTCGCGACGGCCGTATTGTCGACGCCAATCCGGCAGCGGAGGCCTTCTACGGCTACTCCCTGGCGGAGCTCAAGGGCATGAGTATTTCCGATATCAACTGCCTCGCTCCCGACGAGGTTCGGGTGCGGATGGCGGAAGCGCGCGCCTGCGACCAGCTGTTCTTCGAGTTTCGCCACCGTATCGCTTCGGGCGAGCAGCGCGACGTGCATGTCTATACCGGCCCGGTCACGGTCGGTGACCGCCACTACCTGCACTCCATCATCGTCGATGTTACCGACGAGAAGCGCTATCAGGCCGAACTGGCGGTGGACCACGAGCTGTTTCGCCATCTGCCCGTGGGCGTCTTTCGAAACACGCCGGGCCCCGAGGGGCGCTTCGTGACCGTCAACAGGGCCATGCTGGAGATCTTCGAGGCGGCGTCCGAGGAGGCGCTGCTGGCGGTGCCTGTCTCCCGGCTGTACGACGACCCGGAGCAGCGTCGGCGCTTCAGCGAGCTCCTGATGAGCGAAGGCGCGGTCAACCGCCGGCCGCTGAAGATGCGCTCGCTGAAGGGGCGCACGCTCTGGGTGGAGGTGACCGCGCGACGACGCACCGAGCCGGACGGCAGCCCGGTGTTCGATGGCGTTGTGGAGGATGTGACCGCCCGCAAGGAGGCCCAGGTGATCAAGGAGCGTCTGATTCATCTGCTCGACGCCTCGCCGGACTTCGTCTCCATCACCGACGCCGAGCAGCAGATGGTCTACCTCAACCGGGCGGGCCGCAACCTGGTGGGCCGCAACCTGGTGGGCGAGCTGCCGGGAGACCTCTCCGAGGCCATGGCCATCGCCCACCCCGACTGGGCCAGGCGGCTGATCGAGAGGGAGGGAATCCCCTTCGCCCACCGTCACGGCTACTGGTACGCGGAGACGGCGCTGCGCACCGCGGAGGGCGAGCTGCCGGTATCGCAGCTGATCGTTGCCAGGCGCGATGAGCATGGCGAGCTGGACAGCATCGCCACCATCATGCGCGATATCAGCGAGACCAAGCGCTATCAGGCCGAACTCGAGCACCTGGCCGGCCACGACCCCCTCACCGGTGCGGTCAATCGCGGCCGTTTCCTTGCCCTGCTGGAGCGTGAGCGCATCCAGGCGCGGCGGGCCGAGCTCCCCCTGAGCATGGTGATGCTGGACCTCGACCTCGACCACTTCAAGCGCGTCAACGACGGCTACGGCCACAGCGTCGGCGACGATGTGCTGCGAAAGCTGGTGGCGACCTGCAGGGCGCATCAGCGGGAGGGGGATGTGCTGGCGCGCTGGGGTGGCGAAGAGTTCATGCTGATGCTGCCCGATACGCCGCTGTCAGGCGCCATGGCCCTGGCCGAACGGCTGCGCCAGGCCATCGAGACGACGAGTTTCCACCCCGTGCCTCGGGTGACCAGCAGCTTCGGGGTGGCGGAGGTCTCGCCGTACGAGCCGGAGGTCTGCTGGATGAAGCGCCTCGATGCCGCCCTCTATCGCGCCAAGGCCGAGGGGCGCAACCGTCTCTGCAGCGCCGAGCCTTCGCCGTATGAGACGGCGCCAGGTGCAGGCTCCGACCAGGCATCGTGA
- a CDS encoding DUF5362 family protein — MDHNSQELLRDLIEPLYRGKFWMQLTGVMLILSGILTALSIVGLIVAWIPIWAGWVLMQAAGAAGRVFESGDSRDMKFALGKLKTYFTIFGVLILIYLAIAVGGMLFGAIGMMGMMGGSW; from the coding sequence ATGGACCACAACTCTCAGGAACTTCTGCGCGACCTGATCGAGCCGCTCTACCGCGGCAAGTTCTGGATGCAGCTCACCGGCGTGATGCTGATCCTCTCGGGCATCCTCACCGCTCTCTCCATCGTCGGCCTGATCGTGGCCTGGATTCCGATCTGGGCGGGCTGGGTGCTGATGCAGGCGGCGGGCGCCGCCGGGCGGGTCTTCGAGAGCGGCGACTCCCGGGACATGAAGTTCGCACTCGGCAAGCTCAAGACCTACTTCACCATCTTCGGCGTCCTGATCCTGATCTACCTGGCCATCGCCGTAGGCGGCATGCTGTTCGGCGCCATCGGCATGATGGGCATGATGGGCGGCAGCTGGTAG
- a CDS encoding OsmC family protein codes for MSQAAEATVSATVATTGSDYLRPIDRDGLLGFAEKGRSNPATRGTNKVHTVTEGQYRTISHVSGHQVVVDEPLHLFGEDTAPAPGEIVLSGLGGCLAVGITAVATWKQVKLSRLEIFLEGDIGNPAAWGAGGAEKQPPEMGFQEIRVKVLVEGDASREELDEIVRHANFYSPVANTMRNPIPFSISLADPE; via the coding sequence ATGAGCCAAGCCGCCGAAGCCACCGTTTCCGCCACCGTTGCCACCACCGGCTCCGACTATCTGCGCCCCATCGACCGTGACGGCCTGCTGGGCTTCGCCGAGAAGGGCCGCAGCAACCCTGCCACCCGGGGCACCAACAAGGTCCACACCGTCACCGAAGGGCAGTACCGCACCATCAGCCACGTCAGCGGGCACCAGGTGGTGGTGGACGAGCCCCTGCACCTGTTCGGCGAAGATACCGCGCCGGCGCCGGGCGAGATCGTGCTCTCCGGCCTGGGCGGCTGCCTGGCGGTGGGCATCACCGCCGTGGCCACCTGGAAGCAGGTCAAGCTGAGCCGCCTGGAGATCTTCCTGGAGGGGGATATCGGCAACCCCGCCGCCTGGGGAGCCGGCGGCGCCGAGAAGCAGCCTCCCGAGATGGGCTTCCAGGAGATCCGCGTCAAGGTGCTGGTCGAGGGCGACGCCAGCCGCGAGGAGCTCGACGAGATCGTCCGGCACGCCAACTTCTACTCCCCGGTGGCCAACACCATGCGTAACCCCATCCCCTTCAGCATCAGCCTGGCGGACCCGGAATAA
- a CDS encoding acyl-CoA dehydrogenase family protein: protein MIEAATANAVRPAPPPAPGLPPGDASSADIVSRVERIAAGPLAEMAGRIDRGHYPLEIMASLGRAGGLGAHLDRRGQRFDQAIGAMAEVSRHCGTTGFLVWAHDVFGLYLEQSGNPALCGDFLERHARGDSFGGTALSNPMKALSGIESLALRARRVPGGYRVSGTLPWVSHIAAGQYCGALAGVEGADGSLSHEIMFVLHCREEVALRQCPAFSGMEGSSTWSITLKDYFVGEDELIADPARPFIARIKAAFILLQTGMAVGVTQGSIDAIREVEPALGHVNQHLDERPDALQAELDELRQRALTLAKTPFEGGRDFLLEVLDARVQGAELALRASQSALLHQGARGYLMSAAPQRRIREAHFVAIVTPAIKHLRWEMARLMREEMPS from the coding sequence ATGATCGAAGCCGCCACTGCCAACGCCGTTCGCCCCGCGCCGCCCCCCGCCCCGGGGCTTCCACCCGGCGACGCCTCGAGTGCCGATATCGTGTCGCGGGTCGAGCGGATCGCCGCCGGCCCCCTGGCCGAGATGGCCGGACGCATCGACCGGGGCCACTACCCGCTGGAGATCATGGCGTCCCTGGGGCGCGCCGGGGGCCTGGGGGCCCACCTGGACCGCCGCGGCCAGCGCTTCGACCAGGCCATCGGCGCCATGGCCGAGGTCAGCCGCCACTGCGGCACCACCGGCTTTCTGGTCTGGGCCCACGATGTCTTCGGCCTCTACCTGGAGCAGTCGGGCAACCCGGCGCTCTGCGGTGACTTCCTGGAGCGCCACGCCCGTGGCGACAGCTTCGGCGGCACGGCGCTCTCCAACCCCATGAAGGCGCTGTCGGGGATCGAGAGCCTGGCGCTGCGGGCCCGGCGGGTCCCGGGGGGCTACCGGGTCAGCGGCACCCTGCCCTGGGTGAGCCATATCGCCGCCGGCCAGTACTGCGGCGCCCTGGCCGGGGTCGAGGGCGCCGACGGCAGCCTCTCCCACGAGATCATGTTCGTGCTGCACTGCCGGGAGGAGGTGGCGCTGCGCCAGTGCCCGGCCTTCTCCGGCATGGAGGGCTCGAGCACCTGGAGCATCACCCTCAAGGACTACTTCGTCGGCGAGGATGAGCTGATCGCCGACCCGGCGCGCCCCTTCATCGCCCGCATCAAGGCCGCCTTCATCCTGCTGCAGACCGGCATGGCGGTGGGGGTCACCCAGGGCAGCATCGACGCCATCCGCGAGGTGGAGCCGGCGCTGGGGCACGTCAACCAGCATCTCGACGAGCGCCCCGACGCCCTGCAGGCGGAGCTGGACGAGCTGCGCCAGCGCGCCCTGACGCTGGCGAAGACCCCCTTCGAGGGCGGCCGCGACTTCCTGCTCGAGGTGCTGGACGCCCGGGTGCAGGGGGCCGAGCTGGCGCTGCGCGCCTCCCAGTCGGCGCTGCTCCACCAGGGGGCCAGGGGCTATCTGATGAGCGCGGCTCCCCAGCGGCGCATTCGCGAGGCGCACTTCGTGGCCATCGTGACGCCGGCCATCAAGCACCTGCGCTGGGAGATGGCGCGCCTGATGCGCGAGGAGATGCCGTCATGA
- a CDS encoding FAD-dependent oxidoreductase, with the protein MSEERPFQQYICRACGLIYDEAEGDPDSGLAPGTRFEDIPDDWECPLCGVTKADFEPFVPREPVDAVAADASPRRVGAVVVGAGLAGWAAVEALRALDRDLPITLVTACSGDRYHKPELSVALSRGQSADDLVRESGSEAARRLGVQLLPRTFVTGLSPQPRRLRTTRGTLSYTGLVLAMGARPALPEALPEAHCWRVNDLAGWSGLQRALADGPARVAVVGGGMVGCELAEDLARAGHRVSLLDRHAYPLAGLLPEAAGRRLLAAQRALGIAVRPNVAVAGVERNAAGERVVQLADGERLVVDQVVAATGLATEPRLARQAGLDFAGGICVDGRTLATSVPGIFALGDCIAIEGQPCRFIEPLARQAEALAHALLERDHPGYRHAAPVVRLKTRQLPITLSGRPDPDADWVTVSDDAERLEMEQRQGERVLATLSVGAGRRAA; encoded by the coding sequence ATGAGCGAGGAGCGTCCCTTTCAGCAGTACATCTGCCGCGCCTGCGGCCTGATCTACGACGAGGCGGAGGGCGACCCGGACAGCGGCCTGGCCCCCGGCACTCGCTTCGAGGATATCCCCGACGACTGGGAGTGCCCGCTGTGCGGCGTGACCAAGGCAGACTTCGAGCCCTTCGTGCCGAGGGAGCCGGTGGACGCCGTGGCGGCCGACGCCAGCCCCCGCCGCGTCGGTGCGGTGGTGGTGGGTGCCGGCCTGGCCGGCTGGGCGGCGGTGGAGGCCCTGCGGGCCCTGGATCGCGACCTGCCGATCACCCTGGTGACCGCCTGCTCGGGCGACCGCTACCACAAGCCGGAGCTGTCGGTGGCGCTGAGCCGCGGCCAGAGCGCCGATGACCTGGTAAGGGAATCCGGGAGCGAGGCGGCGCGGCGCCTGGGCGTGCAGCTGCTGCCCCGCACCTTCGTCACCGGCCTCTCGCCGCAGCCGCGCCGTTTGCGCACCACCCGCGGGACCCTGAGCTACACCGGCCTGGTGCTGGCCATGGGCGCCCGGCCGGCGCTGCCCGAGGCGCTGCCCGAGGCGCACTGCTGGCGGGTCAACGACCTGGCCGGCTGGAGCGGTCTGCAGCGGGCCCTGGCCGACGGGCCGGCGCGGGTGGCGGTGGTGGGGGGCGGCATGGTCGGCTGCGAGCTGGCCGAGGATCTCGCCCGGGCCGGTCATCGCGTGAGCCTGCTGGACCGCCACGCCTACCCCCTGGCCGGACTGCTGCCGGAGGCCGCCGGGCGTCGCCTGCTGGCCGCCCAGCGGGCGCTGGGCATCGCGGTGCGCCCGAACGTCGCGGTCGCGGGCGTCGAACGCAACGCGGCGGGGGAGCGGGTGGTGCAGCTGGCCGACGGCGAGCGGCTGGTGGTGGATCAGGTGGTCGCCGCCACCGGGCTTGCCACCGAGCCGCGCCTGGCGCGTCAGGCCGGGCTCGACTTCGCCGGCGGGATCTGCGTCGACGGGCGCACCCTGGCCACCAGCGTGCCCGGCATCTTCGCCCTGGGCGATTGCATCGCCATCGAGGGCCAGCCATGTCGCTTCATCGAACCGCTGGCGCGCCAGGCCGAGGCCCTGGCCCATGCGCTGCTGGAGCGTGACCACCCGGGCTACCGCCACGCGGCGCCGGTGGTGCGCCTCAAGACCCGGCAGCTGCCGATCACCCTGAGCGGCCGGCCGGATCCCGATGCCGACTGGGTCACGGTCAGCGACGACGCGGAGCGGCTCGAGATGGAACAGCGCCAGGGCGAGCGCGTCCTGGCCACCCTGAGCGTGGGCGCCGGCCGCCGCGCCGCCTGA